A window of Armatimonadota bacterium contains these coding sequences:
- a CDS encoding 2-oxo acid dehydrogenase subunit E2 codes for MAVEILMPELGESVHEGTVSRWLKNVGDFVKEDEPVVEIMTDKVNTELGAPASGYLVKITIPEGELVEVFAEMGVIEEDEAVAKAQLGGSPAPADATPAPETPAAEAPAPSEPTPAAMTEEPATPAVGGERRFYTPVVRAMAKQYSISEAELESVPGTGQGGRVTKSDLEAYIASRDGASKPTATQAAPEAPAAPVARPAAPAPVAEVPAAPAAKTPTPATPAPAATSETEVTQLVGIRKAIADHMERSSLIPVVSTLIEIDVTPLVEYRAINKDVFQASHGVKLTYTPFFIKALAECLGQFPALNSSLQNGYVTSHKNAHIGIAVSLGRDGEGGLIVPPIRDCNTKSIVQIARDLDDIAGRARNNQLQVSEVQGATFTLTNPGSYGAILGTPMISAPQAGILGVYGIVQRPVIINGMIAVRSMMNAVLTYDHRLVDGLQAGRFLQAFKGKLESLDFFK; via the coding sequence ATGGCCGTAGAGATTCTGATGCCCGAACTGGGCGAATCGGTGCACGAGGGCACGGTCAGCCGATGGCTGAAAAATGTCGGCGACTTCGTCAAAGAAGACGAGCCCGTCGTCGAGATCATGACCGACAAAGTCAACACCGAACTCGGTGCCCCGGCAAGCGGCTATCTGGTGAAAATCACGATCCCCGAAGGCGAACTCGTCGAAGTGTTTGCCGAAATGGGGGTTATCGAAGAAGACGAAGCGGTGGCCAAAGCCCAACTCGGCGGGAGCCCTGCCCCGGCAGATGCCACGCCGGCTCCTGAAACCCCGGCCGCAGAAGCGCCGGCCCCGTCTGAGCCCACCCCGGCAGCGATGACCGAAGAACCGGCCACCCCGGCCGTCGGCGGCGAGCGGCGGTTCTACACCCCGGTCGTCCGGGCCATGGCCAAGCAATACTCAATTTCTGAGGCGGAGTTGGAATCCGTTCCTGGCACCGGTCAAGGTGGCCGGGTAACCAAGTCCGACCTGGAGGCCTACATTGCCTCTCGCGATGGCGCATCCAAGCCGACCGCGACTCAAGCCGCGCCAGAAGCACCGGCCGCACCGGTCGCCAGACCTGCGGCACCGGCCCCGGTTGCAGAAGTCCCTGCGGCTCCGGCAGCCAAAACGCCGACGCCAGCCACGCCCGCACCTGCGGCGACCTCCGAGACCGAAGTCACCCAACTCGTTGGCATTCGCAAAGCGATTGCCGACCACATGGAACGGAGCTCTCTGATCCCGGTGGTGAGCACATTGATCGAGATCGATGTGACGCCTTTGGTGGAATACCGTGCCATCAACAAGGATGTGTTCCAGGCGAGCCATGGGGTCAAACTCACCTACACGCCGTTCTTCATCAAAGCCCTTGCCGAATGCCTCGGCCAGTTCCCCGCCCTCAACTCCAGCCTGCAAAACGGCTATGTGACATCGCACAAGAACGCCCATATCGGGATCGCCGTATCGTTGGGCCGGGATGGCGAAGGGGGTCTGATCGTTCCGCCAATCCGGGACTGCAACACCAAGTCGATCGTGCAAATCGCTCGTGACCTGGACGACATCGCCGGCCGGGCGCGCAACAACCAACTCCAAGTGTCCGAAGTGCAAGGGGCGACTTTCACGCTGACCAACCCGGGCAGTTACGGCGCGATCCTGGGGACTCCGATGATCTCGGCACCGCAAGCCGGCATTTTGGGTGTCTACGGCATCGTCCAGCGGCCCGTGATCATCAACGGGATGATCGCCGTGCGGTCCATGATGAACGCCGTGCTCACCTACGACCACCGACTGGTGGACGGTTTGCAGGCGGGACGGTTCCTCCAGGCCTTCAAAGGCAAGTTGGAATCGCTGGACTTCTTCAAGTAA
- a CDS encoding cytochrome ubiquinol oxidase subunit I — protein MSADVLARIQFALTAGFHYIFPPMSIGMGVLLVYMEGMYLKTKDPLYHKMTRFWVLVFALTFAVGVATGIPMEFQFGTNWARYSRYVGDIFGSALAAEGVFAFFLESGFLAILVFGWNKVSPKVHFFSTCMVSLGSMFSAIWIIVANSWQQTPAGFRLEQGPHGEVARITDFWSMVFNPSTVDRLTHTVTGAWLTGAFFMASVSAYYLLKRQHIEFAQRSLKIALTWSAAICLLQIFLGHSSTQHLAVNQPEKFAAIEGHYDSSQPVNLTLVGVYDDSTNKVNGITIPKLGSTLLDGNPEAKVKGLDAFPKEELPPVSPVFQSFRVMVFAGVAMLLISWTGAYFAFKGTLKDKPWLLKVIVWAVALPHIGNMLGWMVAELGRQPWSVYRLLRTDQSHSKVVDAGSILASLTMFTLMYIMLGFLFFYLLDKRIKAGPDAEDNSAPLAPEPLEAQKLRLFGANTESLSEEKP, from the coding sequence ATGAGTGCAGACGTCCTTGCGAGAATCCAATTCGCCCTAACGGCGGGATTCCACTACATCTTCCCCCCGATGTCGATCGGGATGGGCGTCCTCCTGGTTTACATGGAGGGCATGTACCTCAAAACCAAAGACCCGCTGTATCACAAGATGACGCGGTTTTGGGTCTTGGTTTTCGCTTTGACCTTTGCCGTTGGCGTGGCCACCGGCATCCCGATGGAGTTCCAATTTGGGACGAACTGGGCCCGGTATTCCCGATACGTCGGCGACATCTTCGGCTCCGCCCTTGCCGCAGAGGGCGTTTTTGCCTTCTTCCTTGAATCTGGTTTCTTGGCGATCTTAGTGTTCGGCTGGAACAAAGTGAGCCCCAAAGTCCACTTTTTCAGCACCTGCATGGTCAGTTTGGGTTCGATGTTCAGTGCGATCTGGATCATCGTGGCCAACAGTTGGCAACAGACCCCGGCCGGGTTCCGATTGGAGCAGGGCCCGCATGGCGAAGTCGCCCGCATCACAGATTTTTGGTCGATGGTGTTCAACCCGAGCACAGTGGATCGCTTGACCCATACGGTGACCGGCGCTTGGCTAACGGGCGCGTTTTTCATGGCCTCGGTCAGCGCGTACTACTTGCTCAAAAGGCAGCACATCGAGTTTGCCCAGCGTTCCTTGAAAATCGCTCTCACGTGGTCGGCAGCGATCTGTCTATTGCAGATCTTCTTGGGCCACTCATCCACCCAGCACTTGGCCGTGAACCAGCCGGAGAAATTCGCAGCTATCGAAGGGCATTATGACTCCAGTCAGCCGGTGAACCTCACATTGGTTGGCGTCTATGACGATTCAACGAACAAGGTCAACGGCATCACCATCCCCAAACTGGGGAGTACGCTCTTGGATGGCAACCCAGAAGCCAAGGTCAAAGGGTTGGACGCCTTCCCTAAAGAAGAACTCCCTCCGGTTTCCCCGGTCTTCCAGAGCTTCCGGGTCATGGTGTTTGCCGGTGTGGCCATGCTTCTTATTAGTTGGACTGGCGCGTACTTCGCGTTCAAAGGGACTTTGAAGGATAAGCCCTGGCTGCTCAAGGTCATTGTTTGGGCGGTTGCCCTTCCCCACATCGGCAATATGTTGGGGTGGATGGTTGCCGAGCTCGGCCGCCAACCCTGGAGCGTCTACCGCCTGTTGCGGACCGACCAGAGCCACTCCAAAGTGGTGGATGCGGGGTCTATCTTGGCCTCGTTGACGATGTTCACCCTGATGTACATCATGCTCGGCTTCTTGTTCTTCTACCTGCTGGATAAGCGAATCAAAGCCGGGCCGGATGCCGAAGACAACAGCGCGCCCTTGGCGCCCGAACCCTTGGAAGCCCAAAAGCTCAGGCTGTTTGGTGCAAACACTGAATCCCTCTCGGAGGAAAAACCGTGA
- the cydB gene encoding cytochrome d ubiquinol oxidase subunit II — MNYPFDLPTAWFILIGVLLTGYAILDGFDLGAGMLHLFAKKDHERRVILNAIGPVWDGNEVWLLVGGGALFAAFPPVYATAFSGFYLAFMLVLMGIIFRAVAIEFRSKEESPKWRAFWDKAFAVASFVLPLLMGVALGNLVIGVPLDAEGEYAGTFWTLLSHPYPIILGVTTIAMFMLHGAIYLSLKTSGEFRETIRVWVRNSMIFYFVSFALTTVATFVFAPHMAAKIQSMPILFLLPLLNILALANVPREIHHGRDFFAFLSSCFSIVMNLALFGIGMFPNMLPSNPAPENSLTVLNSASSHTSLTIMMTIAIIGVPFVLAYTAGIYWVFRGKVDEKHLHY; from the coding sequence ATCAACTACCCGTTCGACCTGCCCACCGCTTGGTTCATCTTGATTGGCGTCCTCCTGACTGGATACGCGATCCTCGACGGCTTCGACCTTGGGGCCGGGATGCTCCACCTTTTCGCCAAAAAAGACCACGAGCGCCGGGTGATCCTCAACGCCATCGGCCCGGTTTGGGATGGCAACGAAGTCTGGCTGCTTGTTGGTGGCGGGGCTTTGTTTGCCGCCTTTCCGCCGGTCTATGCAACCGCATTTAGTGGCTTCTACCTGGCGTTCATGCTTGTCCTGATGGGGATCATCTTCCGCGCCGTAGCCATCGAATTCCGATCCAAAGAGGAATCGCCAAAATGGCGGGCATTCTGGGACAAAGCCTTTGCCGTGGCCAGTTTTGTGTTGCCGTTGCTGATGGGTGTGGCTTTGGGCAACTTGGTGATCGGGGTTCCGCTTGATGCCGAAGGTGAATATGCCGGCACGTTCTGGACATTGCTCAGCCACCCGTACCCGATCATCCTGGGTGTCACGACGATTGCCATGTTCATGTTGCACGGGGCGATCTATTTGTCGCTCAAGACATCCGGTGAATTCCGCGAGACCATCCGGGTCTGGGTACGGAATTCGATGATCTTCTACTTCGTCAGTTTTGCGCTGACGACGGTGGCGACGTTTGTGTTTGCTCCGCACATGGCGGCCAAGATCCAATCGATGCCCATCCTGTTCCTGTTGCCGCTGCTGAACATCCTGGCCCTGGCCAATGTTCCGCGGGAAATCCACCACGGGCGCGACTTCTTTGCGTTCCTGAGTTCTTGCTTCAGCATCGTGATGAACCTAGCCCTGTTTGGAATTGGGATGTTCCCGAACATGTTGCCGAGCAACCCGGCGCCCGAAAACAGCCTCACGGTCTTGAATTCGGCGAGTTCGCACACCAGCCTGACGATCATGATGACGATTGCGATCATTGGGGTTCCGTTTGTGTTGGCGTACACGGCGGGGATCTACTGGGTGTTCCGCGGCAAGGTGGACGAAAAGCACCTGCACTATTAA
- the ispG gene encoding (E)-4-hydroxy-3-methylbut-2-enyl-diphosphate synthase, translating to MNLDVTYERRKTKPCRVGSVTMGNGHPVVVQSMITEETRNIEACVEQIIALHQAGSEIVRVTTPTLGEASCLEEIKAKVIERHGDVPMTADVHHQGTKIAIEAAKYVDEIRINPGLFVFKRHGQRGDDMRGRTDEDLTTVEALRSQLAYSPEEVAEEIKAIEEDFVPVVEACKKHGRAMRIGVNHGSLSERILITYGDTPRGLVESAIEYVRICEAHDYFNLNISAKASRVPVMIASNRLMAMRLDEEGMNYPLHLGVTEAGDGQYARIKSTAGIATLLAEGIGDTIRVSLSEDPVNEIPACYEILQAMNLRKTQVEYIACPSCGRTKFDLPSVLNKVRDATRHLKGLDIAVMGCIVNGPGEMADADYGYVGAAGGKITLYRKREVVKTGIPQEQGVSELVALLKADGVWSELEA from the coding sequence ATGAATCTCGACGTCACTTACGAGCGCCGCAAAACCAAACCCTGCCGCGTGGGCAGCGTGACCATGGGCAACGGGCATCCCGTCGTCGTTCAGTCGATGATCACCGAAGAGACCCGCAACATCGAAGCCTGCGTGGAGCAGATCATCGCCCTCCACCAAGCCGGTTCCGAGATTGTGCGCGTCACCACCCCGACCCTCGGCGAAGCCAGCTGCCTGGAAGAAATCAAGGCCAAAGTCATCGAACGCCACGGCGACGTCCCCATGACCGCCGACGTCCACCACCAGGGCACCAAAATCGCTATCGAAGCCGCCAAGTACGTGGACGAGATCCGCATCAACCCAGGGCTGTTCGTGTTCAAACGCCACGGCCAGCGCGGCGACGATATGCGCGGCCGCACAGACGAAGACCTCACCACCGTCGAGGCCCTGAGATCCCAACTCGCCTACTCGCCCGAAGAAGTCGCCGAAGAAATCAAAGCCATCGAAGAAGATTTCGTCCCCGTGGTGGAAGCCTGCAAAAAGCACGGCCGAGCCATGCGCATCGGGGTCAACCACGGCTCGCTCAGCGAGCGCATCCTCATCACCTACGGCGACACGCCGCGCGGTCTGGTGGAAAGCGCGATCGAATACGTCCGTATCTGCGAGGCCCACGACTACTTCAACCTCAACATCAGCGCCAAAGCCAGCCGCGTACCCGTGATGATTGCCAGCAACCGCTTGATGGCCATGCGCCTGGATGAAGAGGGCATGAACTACCCTCTCCATCTCGGTGTCACTGAAGCCGGAGACGGCCAATATGCCCGCATCAAATCGACCGCCGGGATCGCCACCTTGCTCGCCGAAGGCATCGGCGACACCATCCGCGTCAGCCTGAGCGAAGATCCGGTCAACGAAATCCCCGCCTGCTACGAGATTTTGCAGGCTATGAACCTGCGCAAAACCCAGGTCGAATACATCGCCTGCCCCAGTTGCGGGCGCACCAAGTTCGATTTGCCTTCGGTGCTCAACAAAGTCCGCGACGCCACGCGCCACCTCAAGGGTTTGGATATCGCCGTCATGGGGTGCATCGTCAACGGCCCCGGCGAGATGGCCGATGCCGATTATGGCTATGTGGGCGCCGCCGGCGGCAAAATCACCCTGTACCGCAAACGCGAGGTCGTCAAAACCGGCATCCCCCAAGAGCAGGGGGTCTCGGAGTTGGTGGCCCTGCTCAAAGCCGATGGGGTGTGGAGTGAGCTAGAAGCATAA
- a CDS encoding phytanoyl-CoA dioxygenase family protein: protein MDAFRAQTLDTPAGRQFAEDGYFIAKGIFSPDEVQVLEADFDRIVAQILASGEHINATWTGPEMEKLGSQNMVVLHTHNVQQYSAVWARAFYQKRFIQAATDLLGPDVVLHHSKLFQKPGEEGAPFPMHQDWTYFPTIQDTMLAGIIHVSAATDEMGCLRVYPGTHKLGRVDGSSGQSESELLAQYPIEKALPLEAEPGDVVFFHYFTIHGSMPNRSPHTRKTVLVQMHSGQDRVEDGVIHPAENLVLSGWNHHATRNSAGAIK, encoded by the coding sequence ATGGATGCCTTCCGAGCCCAAACCCTCGACACCCCCGCCGGAAGGCAGTTCGCCGAAGACGGCTACTTCATTGCCAAAGGCATTTTTAGCCCCGATGAAGTCCAAGTGCTCGAAGCCGACTTCGACCGCATCGTAGCCCAGATCCTCGCCTCGGGCGAACACATCAACGCCACATGGACCGGGCCCGAAATGGAAAAACTCGGCAGCCAGAACATGGTGGTGCTGCACACCCACAACGTCCAGCAGTATTCGGCGGTATGGGCGCGCGCGTTCTACCAAAAGCGATTTATCCAGGCTGCCACCGACCTGCTGGGGCCGGATGTGGTGCTGCACCACAGCAAGCTGTTCCAAAAACCTGGGGAAGAAGGCGCACCGTTCCCCATGCACCAAGACTGGACTTACTTCCCAACCATCCAAGACACTATGCTGGCGGGCATCATCCATGTTTCGGCGGCAACCGACGAAATGGGGTGCCTGCGGGTCTACCCCGGCACGCACAAACTGGGGAGGGTGGATGGCAGCAGCGGCCAATCCGAATCCGAACTCCTGGCGCAGTACCCGATTGAAAAGGCCCTGCCTTTGGAAGCCGAACCCGGTGACGTGGTGTTCTTCCATTACTTCACCATCCACGGGTCGATGCCCAACCGCTCGCCGCATACCCGCAAAACCGTGCTGGTTCAAATGCATTCGGGCCAAGACCGGGTCGAAGATGGCGTGATCCACCCGGCCGAGAACCTGGTCTTGTCCGGCTGGAACCACCACGCCACCCGCAACTCTGCCGGTGCGATCAAGTAA
- a CDS encoding 50S ribosomal protein L10, translated as MAGSCPLNLQGHEPVFSVLKKAEKGQSTMQTAMKPQIQAKANVVDDTQEKYSRAAGVFFTGYSGLKVKEIQALRKELKAKGGELHVIKNTLFRKAVGDDASKISEEMTSGATAYAFVYENESDCAKVLFDFAKSSKKLTVKGGILAGKEFNSDAVENLSKLPPREVLIAQVIGAVAAPLSNLVGVIEALYADPIRVIGAVADKVAEGSPIEAKAPEAPAADEAPAEATSESTETAPEATAEEAPTAEETPAAEEPAPETE; from the coding sequence ATGGCCGGTTCCTGTCCCCTCAACCTCCAAGGACACGAGCCGGTTTTTTCCGTTTTGAAAAAAGCGGAAAAAGGTCAAAGCACGATGCAGACCGCCATGAAACCCCAAATCCAAGCTAAGGCAAACGTTGTCGACGACACGCAAGAGAAATACTCGCGTGCCGCCGGGGTGTTTTTCACCGGATACAGCGGCCTTAAGGTGAAGGAAATCCAGGCTCTCAGGAAAGAACTGAAAGCCAAAGGCGGCGAGCTCCACGTCATCAAGAACACCTTGTTCCGCAAGGCGGTTGGCGATGATGCCTCCAAGATCAGCGAAGAGATGACCAGCGGCGCCACCGCTTACGCATTCGTTTACGAAAACGAAAGCGACTGCGCCAAGGTGCTCTTTGATTTCGCCAAATCCAGCAAGAAATTGACGGTGAAAGGCGGGATTTTGGCGGGCAAGGAATTCAACAGCGATGCGGTTGAAAACCTCAGCAAGCTCCCTCCGCGGGAAGTGTTGATCGCCCAAGTGATTGGCGCGGTCGCCGCCCCGCTTTCCAACCTCGTCGGTGTCATCGAAGCCCTTTACGCGGATCCGATCCGTGTGATTGGCGCCGTGGCCGACAAGGTCGCCGAAGGATCGCCGATCGAAGCCAAAGCCCCCGAGGCTCCGGCTGCCGATGAGGCCCCTGCCGAAGCAACTAGCGAATCCACCGAAACCGCTCCCGAAGCAACCGCCGAAGAAGCCCCGACCGCAGAGGAAACCCCTGCCGCAGAAGAACCTGCACCCGAAACGGAGTAA
- the rplL gene encoding 50S ribosomal protein L7/L12, giving the protein MASTVEKLVEDISKMTALELSELKTALEDKFGVTAAAPMMGMPMMMGGGAAPAAEVEEKTEFDVVLTEAGGNKLAVIKVVKETLNLGLKEAKDLVDTAPQKVKEGIGKAEADELKKKLEEAGAKVELK; this is encoded by the coding sequence ATGGCCAGCACTGTTGAAAAATTGGTTGAAGACATCAGCAAAATGACCGCCCTTGAACTCAGCGAGCTCAAGACGGCCCTCGAAGACAAATTCGGCGTCACCGCCGCGGCTCCCATGATGGGCATGCCGATGATGATGGGTGGCGGTGCCGCCCCCGCCGCCGAAGTCGAAGAAAAGACCGAGTTCGACGTCGTCCTGACCGAAGCCGGCGGCAACAAGCTCGCCGTCATCAAGGTTGTGAAGGAAACCCTGAACCTTGGCCTCAAAGAAGCCAAGGATCTGGTGGACACCGCCCCGCAAAAGGTCAAAGAAGGCATCGGCAAGGCCGAAGCCGACGAGCTCAAGAAGAAGCTCGAAGAAGCCGGCGCGAAAGTCGAGCTCAAGTAA
- a CDS encoding carbohydrate-binding family 9-like protein — MQHPRAYACARTATPPPLGNLADPAWEAAPWIDSWIGIMGGETNAKAIRARLLWDDTGLYLGVQMQEDDLWASVTEHDGDVWQDPCFELFLDPDGDGHNYLEWEVNVIGTVLDLSMDRPYVTGGTRDDSLEVAGLAMEIMTDGPVNDPSTRAGFWQVGAAIPWRALNQIGHPGSPPECGETWRFQLMKMEYPAEVADGKYRKSQTEAEKYWCFAPTLVMDIHRPWFWGYLHFAESASAQPPVDPDWDTKFALCRAMGLDSRSRAEGPLACGKAQLVPGMDLTTQTDGYALAYKGWRLDSQGRMGRI; from the coding sequence ATGCAGCATCCAAGAGCCTATGCCTGCGCCAGAACCGCGACTCCGCCACCGCTTGGCAACCTTGCCGACCCGGCCTGGGAGGCCGCCCCGTGGATCGATTCGTGGATCGGAATCATGGGCGGGGAGACGAACGCCAAGGCGATCCGCGCCCGCTTGCTGTGGGATGACACCGGCCTCTATCTGGGAGTTCAAATGCAGGAAGACGACCTGTGGGCATCCGTCACCGAACACGATGGCGATGTCTGGCAGGATCCGTGCTTTGAGCTGTTCCTTGACCCCGACGGGGACGGCCACAACTATTTGGAATGGGAGGTGAACGTGATCGGCACGGTCTTGGATTTATCCATGGACCGTCCCTACGTCACCGGCGGGACGCGGGACGACAGCTTGGAAGTTGCCGGGTTGGCCATGGAAATCATGACCGACGGGCCGGTGAACGACCCCTCAACCAGGGCGGGATTTTGGCAGGTCGGGGCGGCCATCCCTTGGCGGGCCCTGAATCAGATCGGCCACCCTGGCTCTCCGCCGGAATGCGGCGAAACGTGGCGGTTCCAACTGATGAAGATGGAGTACCCGGCCGAAGTCGCTGACGGCAAATACCGCAAATCACAAACGGAAGCGGAAAAGTATTGGTGTTTTGCCCCCACATTGGTGATGGACATCCACCGGCCTTGGTTTTGGGGATACCTGCACTTTGCGGAATCGGCCAGTGCCCAGCCCCCAGTGGACCCGGATTGGGACACCAAGTTTGCACTTTGCCGGGCAATGGGTTTGGATTCCCGCTCGCGAGCCGAAGGCCCACTTGCCTGCGGCAAAGCCCAGCTCGTTCCCGGAATGGACCTTACAACACAGACCGATGGCTATGCCTTGGCGTACAAGGGATGGCGGCTGGATTCCCAGGGCCGGATGGGCCGCATCTAG
- the msrA gene encoding peptide-methionine (S)-S-oxide reductase MsrA, translating to MKLIAALISGAAAASLAALAYTGSLPQDHGSDRPSPTIKLAPTQFQARPGVKVERAIFAGGCFWGLEKHFRETPGVTATAVGFIGGKTKNPTYKEVCYNDTGHAEAVLLEFDPAKISYKQLVERFWQIHNPCTLNSQGPDFGDQYRSGIYPLNDSQKAVAEQSKRDSAPLFKRPIVTEIVTGQTFYMAEDYHQQYSEKTGRACAIDRSDHVGG from the coding sequence ATGAAACTCATCGCCGCCCTCATCTCCGGAGCTGCTGCCGCTTCCCTGGCCGCGTTGGCCTACACCGGTTCCCTGCCGCAAGACCACGGCAGCGACCGGCCATCGCCCACCATCAAACTCGCCCCGACGCAATTCCAAGCCAGACCTGGGGTCAAAGTTGAACGCGCCATCTTTGCGGGCGGCTGCTTTTGGGGGCTGGAAAAGCACTTCCGCGAAACCCCCGGCGTGACGGCAACCGCCGTCGGGTTCATTGGGGGCAAAACCAAAAATCCGACATACAAGGAGGTTTGTTACAACGACACCGGCCATGCCGAAGCGGTGCTATTGGAATTCGACCCGGCGAAGATTTCGTACAAGCAGTTGGTGGAGCGGTTTTGGCAGATCCACAACCCGTGCACGTTGAACAGCCAAGGGCCGGATTTCGGCGACCAGTACCGGAGTGGGATTTACCCCCTCAACGACTCCCAAAAAGCGGTCGCCGAGCAATCCAAGCGGGATTCCGCGCCCCTTTTCAAGCGCCCGATCGTCACCGAGATCGTGACCGGCCAGACCTTTTACATGGCCGAGGATTATCACCAGCAATACTCGGAAAAAACCGGCCGGGCGTGCGCCATCGACCGATCAGATCACGTGGGTGGCTAG
- a CDS encoding amidase: protein MPEFSRSEFLKLAGVGLAGMAVPFPALGDSVQSQAASGKATEEQIKTALKLANLSFNDDEVKEMVDSVNSFGEWWPPLREATSDAGFMGMAYRIFGGPPAGMRPPQTTIYAAPRTVKRPQKDEDVAFMEIGDLTALIRSKQVTSTDLTKLYLARLKTYGPKLKCVVTLTEERALAKAAEIDKLIAEGRILGPLAGIPFGVKDLFDAQGTPSTWGIRTRRDHVATEDSDVVKLLDQAGAVLVAKLSLGALAMGDVWFEGRTESPWDKNIGSSGSSAGSGSAVAAGLVAFAIGTETNGSIVSPSHNCRVTGLRPSFGSISRAGAMALCWSLDKVGPICRTAEDCATVFAALCRNMGTDPSNIERDFIYRQTSKLDEFKWGYMVFREEDLEKPLDDANRPWLKVLREAGVDPTPFYMPEYPEAINAILFAECSAAFEEFTRSADIQDLESYSSWPETFRSGRLIPAVEYIQADRFRPILRDIYLEVLSPFEIVIADDRLYPRLIGLNATGIPQTLIPAGVDARGRARSFSLVSKPFEEGKMLAAAQALQNKLGFHKLRPDMSIWA, encoded by the coding sequence ATGCCCGAGTTTTCACGTTCTGAGTTCTTAAAGCTTGCCGGAGTCGGTTTGGCCGGCATGGCCGTGCCATTTCCTGCGCTGGGAGATTCGGTTCAAAGTCAGGCTGCTTCAGGCAAAGCTACCGAGGAGCAGATCAAAACCGCCCTCAAATTGGCCAACCTCAGCTTCAACGACGACGAAGTCAAAGAGATGGTCGATTCGGTGAACTCGTTTGGGGAGTGGTGGCCCCCGCTTCGGGAGGCCACATCGGATGCTGGATTTATGGGAATGGCATACCGGATTTTTGGTGGCCCACCGGCTGGTATGAGACCCCCGCAAACAACAATCTACGCAGCGCCCCGCACCGTCAAACGGCCACAGAAAGACGAAGACGTTGCATTCATGGAAATTGGCGACTTAACGGCGCTAATCCGATCCAAACAGGTGACATCCACTGACCTGACCAAGCTCTATTTGGCCCGGCTCAAAACATATGGCCCCAAACTCAAATGCGTCGTTACCCTCACCGAAGAGCGGGCGCTGGCAAAAGCCGCCGAAATCGACAAGCTGATCGCCGAAGGGCGGATTTTGGGGCCGCTTGCCGGCATTCCGTTTGGAGTCAAGGATCTGTTTGATGCCCAAGGCACTCCGAGCACATGGGGCATTCGCACAAGGCGTGACCACGTGGCTACGGAGGACTCCGACGTTGTCAAACTCCTCGATCAGGCGGGTGCCGTGCTGGTGGCAAAACTCAGCCTGGGTGCCTTGGCCATGGGCGACGTGTGGTTTGAAGGGCGGACAGAAAGCCCGTGGGACAAAAACATCGGAAGCAGCGGGAGCTCCGCCGGTTCGGGAAGTGCCGTCGCGGCGGGATTGGTGGCCTTTGCCATTGGGACCGAAACCAACGGATCTATCGTCTCGCCAAGCCACAATTGCCGGGTCACCGGGTTACGGCCCTCATTTGGGTCGATCAGCCGCGCGGGGGCCATGGCCCTCTGTTGGAGCCTCGACAAAGTCGGCCCCATCTGCCGCACGGCGGAAGACTGCGCGACGGTCTTTGCCGCACTCTGCCGAAATATGGGGACAGATCCATCAAACATCGAACGGGACTTTATCTACCGGCAAACCTCCAAGCTCGACGAGTTCAAATGGGGCTACATGGTTTTTCGCGAGGAAGACTTGGAAAAGCCACTTGACGACGCAAACCGCCCTTGGCTCAAGGTTTTGCGGGAGGCCGGCGTGGATCCCACACCGTTCTACATGCCCGAATATCCCGAGGCAATCAACGCTATTCTGTTTGCCGAGTGTTCGGCGGCATTCGAGGAATTCACCCGGAGCGCCGACATCCAGGATCTCGAAAGCTATTCCAGCTGGCCCGAAACCTTCCGATCTGGGCGATTGATCCCGGCCGTGGAGTACATCCAAGCTGACCGGTTCCGGCCGATCTTGCGCGACATCTATTTGGAAGTGTTGTCACCATTTGAGATCGTCATTGCCGACGACCGGCTCTACCCTCGGTTGATCGGGCTCAACGCCACCGGGATACCTCAGACCCTGATCCCGGCCGGCGTGGATGCCAGGGGCAGGGCGAGGAGCTTTTCACTGGTTTCCAAGCCGTTTGAAGAAGGGAAGATGCTGGCGGCGGCCCAGGCTCTGCAAAACAAGCTCGGTTTCCACAAACTCCGACCAGATATGTCGATTTGGGCCTAG
- a CDS encoding zinc ribbon domain-containing protein produces the protein MPTYVYECDTCQGTFEIEQRMADEPLTDCQCGKGNLKRVIQPVGVAFKGSGFYVNDSASSVPQAKSESGCDGSGACPSCTPSEM, from the coding sequence ATGCCGACCTACGTTTACGAATGCGACACCTGCCAAGGGACATTTGAAATCGAACAACGCATGGCCGATGAGCCGCTGACCGATTGCCAATGTGGGAAAGGGAACCTCAAGCGCGTCATCCAGCCGGTTGGCGTGGCGTTTAAAGGGTCAGGGTTCTATGTCAATGATTCTGCGTCCTCCGTCCCCCAAGCAAAATCAGAATCAGGATGCGATGGATCGGGTGCCTGCCCAAGCTGCACGCCTTCCGAAATGTAA